From Salinirubrum litoreum, one genomic window encodes:
- a CDS encoding SMP-30/gluconolactonase/LRE family protein, with product MSPDSNTDDSIAVDRRTLLKTLPLAGLVGLGSTPVSARGGSARFPDLIPLPTGFQPEGIVSGRGTEFFVGSLANGDIFRGDYRTGEGDVLSTEGSTAVGLSYDRRSDRLFVAGDGTGRAFVYDARTGETAATYQLTDPGTFVNDVVVTREAAYFTDSFRLSEDGRPFFYRVPLGPGGRLPDQSGVTEVEIGEDFQVVQGFNSNGIDAPPNGEFLVIVNSSTGLLYRVDPATGEATEIDLGGDLVTAGDGILLDGKTLYVVRNQLNQIAVVDLAPDASSGEIVDTITDPDFDVPTTVAEFGNSLYAVNARFGIPNPGDAEYDVVGVSK from the coding sequence ATGTCACCAGACTCCAACACAGACGACAGCATCGCCGTCGACCGACGTACACTCCTGAAGACGCTCCCCCTCGCCGGACTCGTGGGCCTCGGCAGCACACCGGTCTCGGCACGAGGCGGGAGTGCCCGGTTCCCCGACCTCATCCCCCTGCCGACCGGGTTCCAACCGGAGGGGATCGTCTCCGGGAGAGGCACCGAGTTCTTCGTCGGATCGCTCGCGAATGGCGACATCTTCCGCGGCGACTACCGCACGGGCGAGGGCGACGTGCTCTCGACCGAGGGCTCGACCGCAGTCGGTCTCTCGTACGACCGCCGCAGTGACCGCCTGTTCGTCGCCGGCGACGGCACGGGGCGGGCGTTCGTCTACGACGCCCGGACCGGCGAGACCGCCGCGACGTACCAACTCACCGACCCCGGTACCTTCGTCAACGACGTCGTCGTCACGCGCGAGGCGGCGTACTTCACCGACTCGTTCCGACTCTCAGAGGACGGTCGACCGTTCTTCTACCGGGTTCCGCTCGGTCCCGGTGGCCGACTGCCCGACCAGAGCGGTGTCACCGAAGTCGAGATCGGCGAGGACTTCCAGGTCGTCCAGGGGTTCAACTCCAACGGGATCGACGCCCCGCCGAACGGCGAGTTCCTCGTCATCGTCAACTCCTCGACCGGCCTGCTCTACCGCGTCGATCCGGCGACCGGCGAAGCGACCGAGATCGACCTCGGCGGCGATCTCGTCACCGCCGGGGACGGCATCCTGCTCGACGGGAAGACGCTGTACGTCGTCCGGAATCAACTGAACCAGATCGCGGTCGTCGACCTCGCGCCCGACGCGTCGTCGGGTGAGATCGTCGACACGATCACCGATCCGGACTTCGACGTGCCGACGACGGTCGCGGAGTTCGGCAACTCGCTGTACGCGGTGAACGCCCGATTCGGCATCCCGAATCCGGGTGACGCCGAGTACGACGTGGTCGGCGTCTCGAAGTAG